In Halothermothrix orenii H 168, the sequence GGTAAAAGTCTTTTACCCGGTGGTATAACCGGGGTTGAGGGAGATTTTTCAGAAGGTGAACCGGTTAGGGTAATCAACCACAGTGGTAAAGAGATAGGGAGAGGGTTGGTTAATTATTCATCTGAAGAAATTAGAGTTATTCAGGGACACCACACCACAGATATTAGTTCTTTACTCGGTTATATGAAACAGGAAGAAGTAATACACCGGGATAACCTGGTAATAGAAAGGGGTAAGATTGATAATGGAGATTAAAGAACAGGTGGTATTTCAGGCCCGGAAAGCCAGTAAGGCTTCCCGGAAACTTTCCGGTATTGCAACCGATGTTAAAAATAAGGCCCTGGCTGCCATTGCAGAAAAGTTAGTCCAGGCAAAAGACGAAATAATAAGAGCCAACAATATAGATATGGAAAGAGGGCGGGAGAAAGGTCTTTCAAAAGCCCTCCTGGACAGGCTGGAACTTAATGAAAAGCGGATTGAGGGTATGGCTGAAGGGCTTAAGGAACTGGTTAAGCTTGAAGATCCGGTCGGTGAAGTTATCAAGATGTGGAAACGGCCCAATGGACTTCAGATCGGTCAGATGCGGGTTCCTCTGGGAGTTATCGGGATGATTTATGAAGCCCGTCCCAATGTTACGGTTGATGCAGCCGGTTTGTGTTTGAAAACCGGGAATGCTGTTATTTTAAGGGGTGGTTCTGAAGCCATTAACTCAAATAAAATCCTGGCCCGGATCATTGAAGATACAGCTGTGGCTGCAGGCCTGCCTGAAGGATGTGTCCAGTTGATTCAGACAACTGACCGTAAGGCGGTTAAAGTTTTATTTAACCTGACTGAATATTTAGATGTTCTTATTCCCAGGGGTGGGGCTGGACTTATTAACCGGGTTATAGCTGAAGCAAAGGTGCCCGTAATCCAGACCGGGGTCGGTAACTGCCACGTTTATGTTGATTCTGAAGCTGACCTGGATATGGCCCTGGATATTGTTTTTAATGCCAAAACGAGTCGGCCTGCCGTTTGTAATGCTGCTGAAAGCCTCCTGGTACACCGACAGGTTGCTGATGAATTTCTACCGGAGCTATATAAATTATTTAGAGAAAATAATGTTGAATTAAGGGGCTGTGAAAACACCCGGGCAATATTACCCGGGATAAAAAAAGCGGTTGATGATGACTGGTCCCGGGAGTATCTGGATTATATCATGGCAGTAAAGATTGTAGATAGCTTTGATAAGGCGGTAGAACATA encodes:
- a CDS encoding glutamate-5-semialdehyde dehydrogenase, which codes for MEIKEQVVFQARKASKASRKLSGIATDVKNKALAAIAEKLVQAKDEIIRANNIDMERGREKGLSKALLDRLELNEKRIEGMAEGLKELVKLEDPVGEVIKMWKRPNGLQIGQMRVPLGVIGMIYEARPNVTVDAAGLCLKTGNAVILRGGSEAINSNKILARIIEDTAVAAGLPEGCVQLIQTTDRKAVKVLFNLTEYLDVLIPRGGAGLINRVIAEAKVPVIQTGVGNCHVYVDSEADLDMALDIVFNAKTSRPAVCNAAESLLVHRQVADEFLPELYKLFRENNVELRGCENTRAILPGIKKAVDDDWSREYLDYIMAVKIVDSFDKAVEHINTYGTKHSEAIITENYTRAHRFLQEIDAAAVYVNASTRFTDGGQFGLGAEIGISTQKLHARGPMGLEELTTTKYIIFGQGQIRE